A window of Daphnia pulicaria isolate SC F1-1A chromosome 4, SC_F0-13Bv2, whole genome shotgun sequence genomic DNA:
TaccataattttgttttgcaacgtATCGCTGGAGGCATGGCTGATGggggaaatcagcgccactgCGGCGAGTTCTTCTCAGTATGTCAATATCTTTTCAGTTTACTTCGATCGAAGCTTGTGATCACAGCTCGACTATCAGTGTCCCGAGTTGTTTGGTTATTTCGTACAAGAATtgttaaggaaaaaaatggtttccAGGACTTTTCCGTAAGTAAATTCTTTACTTGTTGGTCGCCACGTGTTAAGTGTGTGAAATTTAATGTCCAAACCGTTCTCCATTTAATGATTCCGATAAATCATTGTTTTTGTGTGATATAGAGTGTTCGATTCCATTATACGAGATCTGGCCGAAAAATTGGAAGTCGATGACTCATTAATTTGTAAGGAACGAATGGAAGAACCAAGAAAAGACCATACAACTTCCGTCAAGGACAAGACTATAAAAATCTGCAGCGTTTGCGGTGATTACGCTTCAGGATTCCATTACAAATGCTGGACTTGTGATGGCTGCAAGGTAAATGATAACActcaattcattttcttcatcaactcttaattgttttaattgtgTAACAGGGTTTCTTCCGGCGTAGTATCTCAAAGTATTCAACCTACACGTGTGAGAGGAATAATAACTGTGTCATGGAGAAATACTCCCGGAACCATTGCCAGAAATGTCGTTACGAAAAATGCCTAGCTGTCGGAATGGTTCCAAACGCATCACAAGGCAGCGTACCACCACCCACGCCTACCGACAACCCATCGAAATATGTCGTGAGGGAAAGCAATATCACGCCAATTTCAAAAACGACCGTCGTCAAGAGACGTTTCCCCCAACAGGTGATCCAGCGCAATCCCGTGAACGAGCTACTTGGTCCAATCGTTCGTGCTTATCGGGAGACTTTCACTAGAGTTGGTCCCAGTCGGGTAACGAGTTTTTACCATGTTTTCCTACTGCTTAAATTaaagttgttttaaaatttacagaGTAATTCCCTGCTTCACGTAGACGACACCAATTCTATGGGAGTTCTTCAGATTGGTGACTTTTTAACGCCAACTATTACCAAAGTCATCACGTTTGCTAAAGCCCTTCCTGGGTTTAACACTGTAAGAACCCATTTATATTATAAAAGAACACgtcttaatttaaatttcagttCTCTACAGACGACCAGATTTGTCTATTAGGAGGATCGTGTATGGAGGTTCTCTGTCTGAGAGTAGCACTGAGATTTGATGTTGAACGTCAAGGATTCCATTTGCGAGGTGATCGTTTTCTGACTCGAGCGGATATTTTAGCTCGACCGGAGCTGGGAATGTTGTCGCCACTTTTTAACTACGCTCAACGCGTAGCTGATTTGAAATTGGACGAAGCCGAGGCCGCCACTGTGATGGCTACGTGGATTCTTCaagtattatttaattcaTAATTAATTGTTGGTGTCactaattcatttaatttaacaTCTAGTCATCTAGACCTGATTTGAAAGAACCAGAAGGTGTAGAGGTGTTCCAGGAATCAATTATGAACGTGTCCATGTCGTACGCCAAGAATGGAGCTCACGCTTCGGACGAACTGCGGTGGCTGAAAACGCTGATGACACGTTGTCCACCTTTGCGAGGAATTTCTGTTTATACTCTCCCGGATCGATtggctatttatttatttattgaacaCGTTGCCACGCTACCCATTTCTTTCATGCACCTTTTCGAGGAAGACGAATGAATACTTTTGTTCTCCTTAAAAACTATTCTTATATTACTTAAGCGTAGtaattcagttttctttttcaagccatcctttttttcaattagtttACATTATCAAATGAAGTACAGACCGTTTCAGTAACTATATCGATGTTTCGTAACGAAATATACAAATTATGTCCGATTAAACGCAACTATCTTAATTAACATCTGCGCTGTAGCAAAAGTataaaacttaaaataaaCAGTTCAGGGTAAGGCAGATCGATTACTTATCGTAAAACGTGGGAAAATTTTGTCAGGGATGTTGACTGCTGTAACAGACCGGCATGAAAGATGGCAAAGCCTGAATGAAAAACAGTTTAAAGATTCTGAACCAGATGTTAGATTTGGATTATTTATTCAACCTGTCTATTAGACCATTCAACCTGCTGTAACAATTGGTAATGATTTTCAGAATCGTTGCGAAAGGAAACGTAGCGTACCTTTTAAGATTTGAATGAACCGCCTCTTAGTGTTTTCTATGTTCATCTAATCAGCGCTAGGTGGCAGGTAATACGGCAATAAAAGCATAAATGAAATGTTCAACAAACTTAAAATGATTCAGTTTTAGCTCTCATACATTTAATTAAAGTGTAAAACGCTGAAAGTTTAATTCCATAGAAtattacaaatttacattaaATAATAAGGATGCTGTTTAGAACTATTTCCGACTCAGCTGATTCCATGTCGTAGTTCCTTTTCCTGCCACTAGAGTTTCGCTTGCGTCCATTTTGGGAATTCTCTTGTGAACCGGTGCagatttcaacaacttttactaaataaaaatggcaAAGGCTCTGACTGGTTTGGCCGCTAAAGCTCCAGGATTGATCAAAGGTATCTATTTAACTTCCCGTAGTCTTGGTAGATTAAGGATGCTATGGCAATGTTTGGTTATGAATGGGCTCATAGTTTCACCTGTGATAGCACTCAGAAAACCTGATTTGGGTTGCATGAATGTATGTATTTTAGCCATGGTCACAATTAAGAAGGTATATTACTGGAAAACATTATGTCTTTCGAATGACTCTACGATGATGAGTAGTGTAAATTCGAACTAGATTATTATCTCCAAATCTGTAATGTATACATGTCTTTTGTATGTACTTGTGTATAAACTAATTAATTTCTTACATTAAACTTACAGGTGTTGTTGATTATTCAACTCCCAAATTGAACACCTTCTGGCATTATGCTCGTGTTGAGTTGACTCCTCCTTCCCCTGCCGATATTCCTAAAATCACACAAGGACTTAACAGCCTTGTTAAGTCTGCCAGGACTGGTAAATGGAAGGAGGTCCCAGTGAAGGTATTAATACAAGTTATATTACTTATAAAAGAAGTTACCTAATATTAATTTTCTTCCCGCCTGTAGGAAGCTTGGTTAAACACATTGATCACCGCAGAAATTGCTTTCTGGTTCTTCGTTGGCGAGTGCATTGGCAAAGGAAGCATTGTGGGATACCAAGTTTAAACATGAGCTCACTTCAATGCAGATTTTGTTTGTAGATAAGTTGCAGTAAGCAAACACCAATAAAGAATTTAACACCAACACCATTCTGTGTTTATAAATGTTAATTGATTATTGCAATACTGCTTTAGGTGTGTACTATCTATATAGTCATGGTGCTGATTCTCTAGCTCCTTTCGAACTATTTTAACGCACATTATAGACAATCTCCTAAGAGCTTGGTAAAGGCAACTGAAGCGATTCAAAAACATTAGGTAAAAGCTGTTGggaaaagaataagagaaagTTCTTCTGAATTTTGCGATGTCATAGGCTTATAACCTGtaggtttttaaatttcaacttcAACTTAATGATTGCAACTCTGGATTAGACATACTTTATGTCAAAGTATATAGTTTGTTAAAATATCCAGAGctttgttttggtttgatGTTGGGATAAAATGTGAAATCTTGTATTATTTGCTACAACGTGAATAACCGCAAAAACGTACTCTTGATTTTAACTTCCGATTATCTTATTTGTGCACTGCATTTATACCTGATTACCATTCGCCGATTCGGGAAGCGGAAATCGgagaaatatgtttgtttgcaTTTTTATACGGGTTTATGAAACGGGCAAAGGCGAAacgatttattaatttattattatttactaaTTCAGTCATTTGCATTTTTTCAGCAGTTTCTTTACACGggaattctttattttcactttttagcGCTGGAAAAGAGTTTTATAACACTTTTGAAGAGGTCTTGAATTTAAGGTGCATTCGACATTCGTTCGATTGATTCGTTagaaatttagaatttttcataagaaaaagcaaaatttcaaatgtttccgAACGCACTTCTGTAGCAGACGAggttttgtgttgtttttgccggtacttttgttttttcgtcgtCGTTGTGAACCATGGTTTGAACATGTTCcaacatttcaatttcattaaaGCAGTcttgtttatttatatatttagttAGTATTTCAAACAGCTTGAGAAGGTACgtcattcttaaaaaaaaacagtaaattGCTACATGTTATGTGATTTACATTAGCTTCATGGCTGCTACGCTTTCTCGACTGACAGTTCTgattaacttttttcttcaacacattTTGTGACCTCAACTAATACCAGGCAATTTTGAAATAGAATGTAAAACATTAGTTAAATTatgaaatattgaaatcataTTGTAGAATTTGAAGCCCAGCCTGGTAGCTGGTATAGGTAACTGATTTATCGAAACCCAATGATTCCTGATTTTCATGAAgccaaatcaaattaaaatttttttactaccTTACTTTAAATGCTTTTTATATTAACTTATAACTTAATCTGGAACTAAAGTAATTAAAGGGATAAAAGTTTCCTGCATCTCGTTGAACATCAATaccagaaagttaaaaaaaacatcaacaaaaagaaatacccATATGCATTAACTATTATCATGCATATCTTTTCGCTTCAACAGTatttaaatgtgtttttttcttcttcaagtaGATGGCTACTGTCATAAAACTAACTCATAAACAAATTAACCAAGTGGTGAAAGAATTCCGCCGCACCATGTACTGCAAAACTCGGTGAGTTCGAGTGAGACCGAGGAATTGAAATGCTAAGTAAATACGTCTATGGTTACGACAACGGCTGGGTACATAAAACCATTCCCTTTTAACCATTATTTGCTAAGTTTCTTCCTTTACaagataaatatttatttaggaTATCGAAGATCTTCTTGGTTTAGGCCGAAAACTACAGCGTTGCCCCTATTACGCTTCGAGGGATCTAATGGAGCAAGCGGAAATAGTATTCGTGCCATATAATTATCTGATCGATCCTGCGGTGCGCAAGAGGATGCATATTCCGATCAACGGCAATATAATTATTCTCGACGAGGCTCATAATATTGAAGATTCGGCTCGTGCAGCTGCCAGCGGCGCTTTTTCTCAGGAAGACTTTCGATTGGCCCTCAACGACTGTGAAAAGGTAACACatgtttgaatttaaaatattgtcgATTCGTGTAAAATGTCATCGTCGATCTGACTCAAGCTCAGTGGTTCGTACAGttggtttatattttttggtgtAAGCATAGCACTTCATTTAATGCTTTCACATCACTGCTTTAACAGATCGCACGTTAAGGAGGCTCGAACTTCGAACCTTCTGCGTGACACATAGCGCCCTGTACCGCTGTGCCACAAGAActatacatttttgttttatcttttaatgtaATATATTTTCGaataccttttttttgtctagGTTCTACAGGTACGAGTAAAAGACAGATTGAAACAGATCTCCAAACTGGCTCAGTTTTCATCTTACATGATGAATTTGATGGACGGTATGGCCCCTAAAAGCAGCAGCGACGATAAGGCCATCATGACAGGCAAAGAATTCTTGGACAAACTTGTTCTTGACGAATATGGACCAAATATCCTGGCTGAACTAAGTTTTGTGGTTGAAGTCATCTTTAACGAACAAAATGGTGGTCGATCATCATTAACGACGAGTCCAATCAAGATTGaagaaggggaagaagaacCTGAAATTGATTCAAAATTAGTTGACCCAAGGTTGCATTTATTGGCCACCACTCGAGCCACTCTAGAAGATTTCCTTACGATTGTTAATTTAATGTTGGGTGACGAAAAAACCCATTTGGACGACTACCAGGTCGCAGTTGCACGTAGTCAAAAAGGCAACATGAACTCCCAATCGTCAAACAGGTACTAGCAATTTCGTCATCATTCGTCATCATTCGACCCAAGTTCTCTAAACATCTTCAGTAGTAGCCCATCTCGGTGGACCCACGTCCTGAAATTGTGGTGTCTCAATCAAGCGATTGTCTTGAAGCAAATCCGCCAAACAACGCGATCCATCATAGTCACTTCAGGAACGCTGTCGCCTTTGGATTCATATGCGAGTGAATTGGGCATAGATTTCATGATCACCCTGGAAGCCAGTCACGTTATTCCGGCGAATCGCGTTTGGATAGCTTCTATCAGTCAAGGACCCAGGAGCACTAAATTAAACGGCAGCTACAAGACAACTAGTACCTTTGAATACCAggtaataaatattttctcatAACAACTGtggaaataaacaaataactcTTATTTTCCAAGGACGAATTGGGACGGTTGATGTTATCCGTATGCCAAACCATTCCACACGGAGTTTTGTGTTTCCTGCCATCCTACAGCCTACTGGAAAAGCTTGTTGCTCGGTGGCAAGACACGGGTCTGTGGCAACACCTTTCTGCCATCAAAACTCTTGTGTGTGAGTCACGGAATTCCAGCGCATTCGAAGAGACCCTCAAGGATTTTTATTCGGCCATCGAAGATAGCCAAAGGTATACAGTCTTACAGTTATTATTTTCTCACTGATTGATCAATGTTTTCTGAATTTCATAGGGCACTAAATTCCTCTGTGAACACTTCCGGTGAAGAAATGGCGGATGAATGTCCCAGCAAAATGAAATATCAGACCCCCAGTGGCGCTTTAATGTTGGCTGTCTGTCGAGGCAAAGTTAGTGAAGGACTGGACTTCACTGACAACAACGCCAGAGCTGTTGTTTGTGTCGGGATTCCATTTCCGTACTTGAAAGATAAGCAAGTTGAACTTAAACGCAAGTACAATGATAAAAAGTCGACTTGTTCTTCACTACTCAGTGGATCGAAATGGTATGAGATACAAGCTTTCTGGTAAGTTTCCTTGTCCATTTGAAATCCCTCTGATTAActcatttaaatttatctATTAAAGGGCGTTAAATCAAGCGCTAGGACGTTGCATAAGACACAAAGGCGATTGGGGAGCTATTCTACTTGTGGATGATCGTTTCGCTAAAACACCGCGCTATGTGAATCAGCTGTCTAAATGGGCTCGGTCTTCCATCCGCCATTATGATTATTTTGCTCCCGTGTTACATTATCTTAGCGAATTCACGAAAGAGTTAGTGAAAGAAGACGCAGCTGCGTTACTCGCCGTTCAACAACAGACACTGCTTCAGTCTCCACGAGAAGCTCTCCTTTCGATCGGGGATATGTCTATTGCCAGTTCACCGCCTTCCGTCAAACCAAAGAATGCCTCATCCAGCACGATTCCGGAGTTACTGGAAGACAATTCCACCACTCGATCTTCTTAGGTCAACGCAGTGCAAAGGTATCATTAATAACTTGTGATTCAGCATTCAATCAAGATGAAATTAATATGCAACCTTCTCCTGTTAACTCTAATATTCCGTCCTCTTCCAATTTGTTATGAATTAATTGAAACTTTGATTTATGTGATCatattttttcaagttatttacgttttcatttttcaagggCAATTTGATGATTAATGTAATAACTTTTGATCTCACGTTGAAatttggcattttttttctaataatgAATACATTTTCGTGACAAGTTAAACACTAAACAGTATCCTTGGACATCTACTAGTCCTAgagtttctttgttatttaaatataGAAACATTGATTATTAACATGTTGTTATAATTTTCTGAGAAAAATGAGCAGAGAGTCTGTGTCTGTACACGTAGAACTTGTCAGTACGTTTTTTGGAAATCGTGCACGTGCACGTGCAGCAATCTTTAATGATGTTAGGTTAGCAGACGGATTGCTCACGTTAATTGGCGCTGTGTTTCTGCTGCTGGTGTTTGGTGACTTGGGACCATGTGTGCTGTGGTCTCGAGCTCACGTATTCGAGTTTCTTGTGATAGGttcgttatttttattcatttaattaTGTTTTGATGAATTTTTGATTACTTGGATAACACAATATCCCTGAACACAATATCCCCTGATTTGTTTGTAGGGGGTATTTGAACTGAACGAACTAATTGCTGTTTTCGGTCGATTGCCTTTCGTACAGTTGTAAAAGCATCATATGATATGACTATTAATATGCTTTCTTGTTAATAAAGCACAGACTTCAAGGTACTACGTAGTCTATGGTTAAAGTTTGTAAATAGTAACGGTGTGCCTAAAAATTAATTAGTGAATTTGATAACAATGATTAGGGGATGCAAGGCAATGACCAGCCAATTGGCCACCCAATCTCAACCTGATTACTTACATTATAGACCTACTTGTCAGACAGAAATATGCTAATGAATGTCAAATCTTTGTAGGTATTAATCATATCACTGGGAGACCGTGGGagacaaatagaaaaaggttGCCACAGTGCTGAAGGGAATCATCAGTCGTCAATGCTGTATCTATTCAACAATGGCagcaacacacacagcaaTCCAATCAAGGTAGGGCCATATTTCTATATTCTATTATGTTCTAGACAAGAAACAACGACACACAATAGTAAACTGTTCGCGTTTTGGGGGTTTATGAGTCGCATTGTCCCAACaacacatttattttcttgacTAGACGAAGTCGATAAATCGAAGTGATTGTGCAGAAATGAAATAGGGAATATACTCGCGGAATCCCGCGTTGGTGTAGTGACGCATTTTTGCATGCAGGTACCAAATTCACAACTTAACGAGGAAATACACTGTATGGGTTTTGATAGAAATGAGAAACGAAtagatttttaatgaaaagtaAAATGGTAAAACATTTGATTATGTGAAAACGAGTGGAATCTTGCATACTTTGAACGATCTGCTACGCAGTTATCGATCGTTTCTGCTtctttgtttaaactttttctGTCGGTTTGGAATCTGTTGTATCTGTCAACTCATCTGTGAGTACGAAAAGTTCGCCTGGAATTTCGCAAGTATCGTCTTCTTGGAATGTTCCATATGGGATAGTCAAATTCAAATAGTGACAGCTGACAGACGATTCCATGTGGCCATTGATCATCGCTTCCAATTGCTGGAATGTGGGTCTTTGATTCGCCTCTGTTTTCCAACAATTTGCCATAATTACCCCGAAAAAATTTGGCGCATTTTCTGGCTTCTCCATTCGATAACcacttttaatttctttgacGAGTAAATGGCCGTTATCCATTCCTAAAAAGAAAGGTATTCCTTACGTCTCTTGAAATTCTTTCgagttaaatttgttttcgtcACCTGGATACGGAACTTCACCCAGAGTGAAGAGTTCCCACAGTAAAACTCCGTACGACCAGACGTCGGATTGACTTGAAAAGATTCGAGTT
This region includes:
- the LOC124336268 gene encoding thyroid hormone receptor beta-like, translated to MVSRTFPVFDSIIRDLAEKLEVDDSLICKERMEEPRKDHTTSVKDKTIKICSVCGDYASGFHYKCWTCDGCKGFFRRSISKYSTYTCERNNNCVMEKYSRNHCQKCRYEKCLAVGMVPNASQGSVPPPTPTDNPSKYVVRESNITPISKTTVVKRRFPQQVIQRNPVNELLGPIVRAYRETFTRVGPSRSNSLLHVDDTNSMGVLQIGDFLTPTITKVITFAKALPGFNTFSTDDQICLLGGSCMEVLCLRVALRFDVERQGFHLRGDRFLTRADILARPELGMLSPLFNYAQRVADLKLDEAEAATVMATWILQSSRPDLKEPEGVEVFQESIMNVSMSYAKNGAHASDELRWLKTLMTRCPPLRGISVYTLPDRLAIYLFIEHVATLPISFMHLFEEDE
- the LOC124336537 gene encoding ATP synthase subunit g, mitochondrial-like; the protein is MAKALTGLAAKAPGLIKGVVDYSTPKLNTFWHYARVELTPPSPADIPKITQGLNSLVKSARTGKWKEVPVKEAWLNTLITAEIAFWFFVGECIGKGSIVGYQV
- the LOC124336652 gene encoding Fanconi anemia group J protein homolog yields the protein MLSKYVYGYDNGWDIEDLLGLGRKLQRCPYYASRDLMEQAEIVFVPYNYLIDPAVRKRMHIPINGNIIILDEAHNIEDSARAAASGAFSQEDFRLALNDCEKVLQVRVKDRLKQISKLAQFSSYMMNLMDGMAPKSSSDDKAIMTGKEFLDKLVLDEYGPNILAELSFVVEVIFNEQNGGRSSLTTSPIKIEEGEEEPEIDSKLVDPRLHLLATTRATLEDFLTIVNLMLGDEKTHLDDYQVAVARSQKGNMNSQSSNSSSPSRWTHVLKLWCLNQAIVLKQIRQTTRSIIVTSGTLSPLDSYASELGIDFMITLEASHVIPANRVWIASISQGPRSTKLNGSYKTTSTFEYQDELGRLMLSVCQTIPHGVLCFLPSYSLLEKLVARWQDTGLWQHLSAIKTLVCESRNSSAFEETLKDFYSAIEDSQRALNSSVNTSGEEMADECPSKMKYQTPSGALMLAVCRGKVSEGLDFTDNNARAVVCVGIPFPYLKDKQVELKRKYNDKKSTCSSLLSGSKWYEIQAFWALNQALGRCIRHKGDWGAILLVDDRFAKTPRYVNQLSKWARSSIRHYDYFAPVLHYLSEFTKELVKEDAAALLAVQQQTLLQSPREALLSIGDMSIASSPPSVKPKNASSSTIPELLEDNSTTRSS